Proteins from a single region of Lysinibacillus sp. JNUCC-52:
- a CDS encoding CPBP family intramembrane glutamic endopeptidase, whose protein sequence is MFFRGFLTKRFITRWGFYKGNLMQSLLFGAIHGLMFLSTVQLIGVAFIFVATAVAGYLVGWMNKKLSKGSIMTSWGIHSTANLLAAVMMMLI, encoded by the coding sequence CTGTTCTTCAGAGGTTTTTTAACAAAGAGGTTCATTACTAGATGGGGATTTTATAAGGGCAATCTAATGCAAAGTTTACTGTTTGGCGCCATACATGGCTTGATGTTTTTGTCCACTGTTCAGCTTATAGGAGTGGCTTTCATCTTTGTTGCAACAGCAGTGGCTGGCTATTTAGTGGGCTGGATGAACAAAAAATTATCCAAAGGCTCTATTATGACGAGTTGGGGAATCCATAGCACTGCTAATCTACTTGCTGCTGTTATGATGATGTTAATCTAG
- a CDS encoding AAA family ATPase — MYLKSCKVLQDNIEDKRQYPFNIPSLQDLQELEFPTNVTFFVGENGSGKSTLLEAIADRCDFNTAGGGRQNSYEVHKAEAALGDYIRLSWLPKVSNGFFLRSETFYQFASHIDLLEYHPNKYAAFGGKSLHQQSHGESFLALFMNRFKGKAIYLLDEPEAALSPTRQLSLLKIMKDLEREAQFIIATHSPILLGYPNATIYSFEEGGIESVRYEETIHYIVTKRFLNAPETIFAELFNEERKT, encoded by the coding sequence ATGTATTTAAAATCATGTAAGGTTTTACAGGACAACATAGAGGATAAACGACAATATCCTTTTAATATACCCAGTTTGCAGGATTTACAAGAGCTTGAGTTTCCAACGAATGTGACATTTTTTGTTGGGGAAAATGGCTCTGGGAAATCAACACTTCTCGAAGCAATTGCAGATCGCTGTGATTTTAATACAGCAGGTGGTGGACGGCAAAACAGTTATGAAGTACATAAAGCAGAAGCTGCGCTAGGGGACTATATACGGTTATCATGGTTGCCTAAAGTTTCTAACGGCTTTTTTCTACGTTCAGAAACGTTTTATCAATTTGCAAGCCATATCGATTTGTTAGAATATCATCCTAATAAGTATGCTGCATTTGGAGGTAAATCCCTTCATCAACAATCACATGGAGAATCCTTTTTAGCGCTATTTATGAATCGTTTTAAAGGTAAGGCGATTTATTTACTTGATGAGCCAGAAGCAGCTTTATCACCTACAAGACAACTGAGTCTTCTTAAAATAATGAAGGATTTAGAGCGTGAAGCCCAATTTATTATTGCCACACATTCACCCATTTTACTCGGCTATCCGAATGCTACTATTTACAGTTTTGAAGAAGGAGGGATTGAATCCGTCCGATACGAAGAAACTATACATTATATTGTAACGAAGAGATTTTTAAATGCTCCTGAAACCATTTTTGCAGAGCTATTTAATGAGGAGAGAAAAACATGA
- the pdxR gene encoding MocR-like pyridoxine biosynthesis transcription factor PdxR, producing MNDFIFPIRNDEAKYKQIYQQLKTLIEQGNLKSDDSLPSIRRLAETLQVSRNTTLTAYEQLVAEGYIRGEGRKGYFVNVLEQVFLQQEESSPLTPSAKQECPPIKIDFRAGAVDQAYFPLKTWRQFANRALQLEESFVYGEPFGEPLLKEQLVQYLLQARGVKCEADDIIIGSSTQQMLLYLGCMLKHDFSSVIVEDPGYIGARRSFHVNGFDLEALSVLEQGAQLHLLSEMQSRLLYITPSHHFPYGVTMSIQQRQTVIQWAKKVDGYIIEDDYDSEFRYAQQPFPALASIDHSRVIYLGTFSKSFLPGIRLSYMVLPKSLLHRYKEQFIEFEQNASSLHQLTMAAFMENGEWTRHIKRMRLIYKQKMSYLVEQLQQQFGAYITILGEHSGLYVLVKLHVQQTEEQLIQSAEKYGVQVYPTSPYFLKQFTAEPILQLGFSKLAIEDIKQGVQLLVKAWQLSSNNE from the coding sequence ATGAATGATTTTATTTTTCCAATACGTAATGATGAGGCAAAGTATAAACAGATTTATCAGCAATTAAAAACCTTAATTGAGCAAGGAAACTTAAAGTCAGATGACTCTCTCCCTTCTATACGAAGGCTGGCAGAGACGTTACAAGTCAGTCGGAATACTACTTTGACTGCTTATGAGCAGCTTGTAGCAGAAGGATACATACGTGGAGAAGGACGCAAGGGCTATTTCGTCAATGTATTGGAGCAAGTCTTTTTACAGCAAGAAGAGTCCTCCCCGCTTACGCCAAGCGCAAAGCAAGAATGTCCGCCTATAAAGATTGATTTTCGGGCTGGGGCTGTTGATCAAGCATATTTTCCGCTCAAAACCTGGAGACAGTTTGCCAATCGAGCACTTCAGTTAGAAGAAAGTTTTGTCTATGGTGAACCTTTTGGGGAACCTTTATTAAAAGAGCAGCTTGTTCAATACTTATTACAAGCACGTGGGGTCAAATGCGAAGCTGATGATATTATTATTGGTAGCAGTACACAGCAAATGTTACTGTATCTCGGTTGTATGTTAAAGCATGATTTTTCCAGTGTCATTGTCGAGGACCCAGGCTATATCGGTGCACGACGATCGTTTCACGTAAACGGTTTTGATTTGGAAGCACTGTCCGTTTTAGAGCAAGGTGCTCAGCTTCACTTATTGTCAGAAATGCAATCACGACTCCTATATATTACACCTTCTCACCATTTTCCTTACGGTGTTACCATGTCCATTCAGCAACGTCAAACGGTTATCCAATGGGCAAAGAAAGTGGATGGATACATTATCGAGGACGATTATGACAGTGAATTTCGCTATGCACAGCAGCCGTTTCCTGCACTTGCATCCATCGATCATTCACGTGTTATTTATCTCGGGACTTTTTCAAAATCGTTTTTACCTGGTATTCGACTAAGCTATATGGTGCTACCTAAATCACTTCTACATCGTTACAAGGAACAGTTTATTGAGTTTGAACAAAATGCATCCTCACTTCATCAATTAACGATGGCAGCCTTTATGGAAAATGGTGAGTGGACGCGTCATATTAAAAGAATGCGTCTTATATATAAACAGAAAATGAGCTATCTTGTAGAGCAGCTACAACAACAATTTGGTGCCTATATTACGATACTTGGAGAACATTCGGGCCTTTATGTATTGGTAAAGCTGCATGTCCAACAAACGGAAGAACAGCTCATCCAATCTGCAGAAAAATATGGTGTTCAAGTATATCCGACAAGCCCATACTTTCTTAAACAATTCACGGCTGAACCAATATTACAATTAGGCTTTAGTAAGTTAGCTATTGAGGACATCAAGCAAGGGGTTCAACTATTAGTAAAAGCGTGGCAGCTATCTTCAAACAACGAATAA
- a CDS encoding MBL fold metallo-hydrolase, producing MKIIELPIAFEFNGQLNTIYPSLIIMNDELTLVDTGYTNFLPLIEHEITKMDYEMEHLKNIIITHYDDDHIGSLYNFKEKYPWINIIASEIESKYISGEIKSERLVQAEELLDNMSPEQKEFGTWFIQQLKDLKHVAIDNKVNDGDMILHKECRVVATPGHTSGHISLYFPKLNSVITGDAAANENQELDIANPHFCLNMDNAKQSLRKIQNLQADTYYCYHGGKFTI from the coding sequence ATGAAAATTATAGAACTACCTATAGCATTTGAATTTAATGGACAATTGAATACGATTTATCCAAGTTTAATTATAATGAATGATGAACTAACGTTGGTAGATACAGGCTATACTAATTTTTTACCATTGATTGAACATGAAATTACAAAAATGGACTATGAAATGGAACATTTAAAGAATATCATCATTACACACTATGATGATGATCACATCGGTTCTTTATATAATTTCAAAGAAAAATATCCTTGGATTAATATCATCGCCAGTGAAATTGAATCGAAATATATTAGTGGAGAAATAAAGTCGGAGAGATTAGTTCAAGCTGAAGAGTTACTTGACAATATGTCACCAGAACAAAAGGAATTTGGCACATGGTTTATCCAGCAATTAAAGGATTTAAAGCATGTTGCAATCGATAACAAGGTCAATGACGGTGACATGATTCTACATAAAGAATGTAGAGTAGTTGCCACACCTGGACATACATCAGGGCATATTTCATTATATTTTCCAAAGTTAAACAGTGTTATTACAGGGGATGCTGCTGCTAATGAAAATCAAGAATTAGATATTGCCAATCCACATTTTTGTTTAAACATGGACAACGCTAAACAGTCTTTGCGTAAGATTCAAAACCTTCAAGCTGACACGTACTATTGTTATCATGGTGGGAAGTTTACTATTTAG
- a CDS encoding ABC transporter substrate-binding protein, which produces MLPILPKHIFENIDLASFYSNKYNKNYTGCGPYKLTKIEGNKYYFDRNDTFHLGAPKIRNMVIQTGNIEVLEQLLLEEKLDFTTLPIRFLSKKDIYINSTYNFYPLTKPEIIYIALNHRTEFFSSKENRNYIYRFIDKKKIINNVYKGFAENVNQFYPKLLERYKNECYQEDTRYTKYEYPLTLKLGYFINNEEHGLIAKELVKDLKVKGIDIILKEFDSNSWINEFRENKLDMFIITQTLMLHPDPSYAFGEKGIINEIIGWEDEENLNWIKKGLEIDPIYFKQWSKYIGEQLPVLFICSPYDVQIINKRIRNIRPDPRGVLWNIHELEKIEE; this is translated from the coding sequence TTGTTACCTATTCTTCCTAAACATATTTTTGAAAATATTGATTTAGCATCATTTTATTCTAATAAATATAATAAAAATTATACAGGATGTGGTCCTTATAAATTAACAAAAATAGAAGGCAATAAATACTACTTTGACCGAAATGATACTTTTCATTTAGGTGCCCCCAAAATTAGAAATATGGTTATTCAAACAGGAAATATAGAGGTATTAGAACAACTGTTATTAGAAGAAAAATTAGATTTTACAACCCTTCCAATCAGATTTTTATCTAAAAAAGATATATATATAAATTCAACTTATAATTTCTACCCGTTAACAAAACCAGAAATCATTTATATAGCATTAAATCATAGAACTGAATTTTTCAGTAGTAAAGAAAATAGAAACTATATTTACAGATTTATTGACAAGAAAAAAATAATAAACAATGTGTACAAGGGATTTGCGGAAAATGTTAATCAATTTTATCCTAAATTATTGGAAAGATATAAAAATGAATGCTATCAAGAGGATACGAGATATACTAAATATGAATATCCATTAACTTTAAAACTTGGTTATTTTATTAATAATGAAGAACATGGATTAATAGCCAAAGAATTGGTTAAAGACTTAAAAGTTAAAGGTATAGACATTATTCTTAAAGAATTTGATTCGAATAGTTGGATAAATGAATTTAGAGAAAATAAGCTAGATATGTTTATAATCACACAAACTTTAATGCTCCATCCTGATCCATCATATGCTTTTGGTGAAAAGGGTATCATTAACGAGATTATAGGGTGGGAAGACGAGGAGAATCTTAACTGGATTAAAAAAGGTTTGGAGATAGACCCAATTTATTTCAAACAATGGTCTAAATATATTGGCGAACAATTACCTGTTCTTTTTATATGTAGCCCATACGATGTTCAAATTATTAATAAACGGATAAGAAATATTAGGCCAGATCCTAGAGGAGTTTTATGGAATATACATGAATTAGAGAAAATCGAGGAGTGA
- a CDS encoding helix-turn-helix domain-containing protein produces MKGYGETTKQIRIGKGYTQKHVAANLLTQGAFSKFENKNTDINLATMHGILNRLGITFEEFFYIQHGYQYSTRDEIITQFYRLSFNEETVLRGLSEKCQQYLRDFKEDQQVFHISIILEALIILAKTGDFERAKKMVEPVWRDLSKRNQLYITDLYMLNAILFLFPLPTVLQIKQFALRHLALYGNFRQVSRLQINISMNIALLLMKDNKFSKAQREILNAIYLCKKEHDFILLAICYVRKGICLNQLSLLGEKWIRKGVNMLITLEQFTLLEMVEEEIKQY; encoded by the coding sequence GTGAAAGGCTATGGTGAAACAACAAAACAAATTAGGATTGGCAAAGGGTATACACAAAAACATGTGGCAGCTAACTTATTAACACAAGGTGCGTTTTCCAAGTTTGAAAATAAAAATACCGACATCAACTTGGCAACGATGCATGGGATATTAAATCGTCTAGGTATTACATTTGAGGAATTCTTTTATATACAACATGGCTATCAATATAGTACACGTGATGAAATCATCACTCAATTTTATCGGTTATCGTTTAACGAAGAAACAGTACTTAGAGGGCTATCAGAGAAGTGCCAACAGTATTTAAGAGATTTTAAGGAAGATCAACAAGTTTTTCATATTTCGATTATTTTAGAAGCACTCATCATTTTAGCTAAAACGGGCGATTTTGAGCGAGCGAAGAAAATGGTTGAACCCGTTTGGCGCGACTTATCTAAACGTAATCAGCTCTATATTACTGATTTATATATGTTGAATGCGATATTATTTTTATTCCCTTTACCAACAGTCCTTCAAATAAAACAATTTGCTTTACGACATCTCGCTTTATATGGAAACTTTCGTCAAGTGTCTCGCTTACAAATTAATATTTCAATGAATATTGCTTTACTATTAATGAAAGATAATAAGTTTTCCAAAGCCCAAAGAGAAATTTTAAACGCTATATATTTATGCAAAAAAGAGCATGATTTTATCCTTCTTGCAATTTGTTATGTAAGGAAGGGTATCTGTTTGAATCAACTTAGTCTTTTGGGTGAAAAGTGGATTAGGAAGGGAGTAAATATGTTAATAACACTCGAGCAATTTACATTATTAGAAATGGTAGAAGAAGAAATAAAACAGTACTAG
- a CDS encoding GNAT family N-acetyltransferase: MNQRKGLVMREIRLDEMAQSIDLLNYVFQMSMSIHKDRRFVNAKSKQFDEGHAFGWFDGSQLVSQILNLPFQINVHGKFYEMGGITAVGTYPEYSRHGLMESLIIKCLEQMREEGRYISYLFPYSIPYYRKKGWEIMSDVVEFQVKDTQLPHYGGLNGKIRRVDPKDKDVVAIYARYAIKTHGVMVRNSIAWNEKFQEDFWEEKFIDSDVKLQAAVYYDEEDEPQGYMFYRIMEENFYIDEIVYLQEEARKGLWNFVSAHSSMVYNVYGKTTGNEAVAFLLEDSEIIQKVSPYFMARIVDVKEFLLRYPFVGNDFQLRLAVSDRIVAWNNGTFVVTVQNGEVAVDKISEQLSENAIQLTVQTLATMLLGYKRPSYLEKIERLQGEAMEMALLEVVLPVGIPTFIDYF, encoded by the coding sequence ATGAATCAACGGAAAGGTTTAGTAATGCGAGAAATACGACTAGATGAGATGGCCCAATCCATCGATTTGTTAAATTACGTATTTCAAATGTCTATGTCTATTCATAAAGATCGTCGTTTCGTTAATGCCAAAAGTAAACAGTTTGACGAAGGGCATGCTTTTGGGTGGTTTGATGGCTCTCAACTAGTATCACAAATTTTAAATTTACCTTTTCAAATCAATGTACATGGGAAGTTTTATGAAATGGGTGGGATAACGGCTGTTGGCACGTACCCTGAATATTCTAGACATGGCTTAATGGAAAGTCTCATTATCAAGTGTCTAGAACAAATGCGTGAGGAAGGACGGTATATATCTTATTTATTCCCTTATTCTATTCCATATTACCGCAAAAAAGGCTGGGAAATTATGAGTGATGTTGTGGAATTTCAAGTGAAGGATACACAACTTCCTCATTATGGTGGTTTAAATGGCAAAATTCGTCGTGTCGATCCTAAAGATAAAGATGTTGTTGCAATTTATGCACGTTATGCAATAAAGACACATGGTGTAATGGTGCGAAACAGCATAGCCTGGAATGAAAAATTTCAAGAAGATTTTTGGGAAGAAAAATTTATAGATAGTGATGTCAAACTGCAGGCAGCAGTCTATTATGATGAGGAAGATGAGCCTCAAGGCTATATGTTCTATCGTATTATGGAAGAAAATTTTTATATTGATGAAATCGTTTATTTACAGGAAGAAGCTCGAAAAGGGTTATGGAATTTTGTCTCAGCACATAGCTCAATGGTTTACAATGTATATGGCAAAACGACGGGCAATGAAGCGGTAGCATTTTTACTTGAGGATAGTGAAATTATTCAAAAAGTTTCTCCTTATTTCATGGCGCGTATTGTGGACGTAAAGGAATTTTTACTGCGGTACCCGTTTGTAGGGAACGACTTTCAGCTGCGCTTAGCAGTAAGTGATCGCATTGTTGCTTGGAATAACGGTACATTTGTCGTAACAGTACAAAACGGAGAAGTAGCAGTTGATAAGATTAGTGAACAACTGTCCGAGAATGCTATTCAACTGACAGTTCAAACATTAGCGACGATGCTACTTGGGTATAAACGCCCTAGCTATTTGGAGAAAATTGAACGGTTACAAGGTGAAGCAATGGAAATGGCGCTATTAGAAGTAGTATTACCAGTAGGAATCCCAACGTTTATTGATTATTTTTAA
- a CDS encoding TIGR04104 family putative zinc finger protein — MPKCIECKEKWTWKQSMRSIVTFSRFISCPYCAKKQMFTSMTRISILLLVFVPYITMPYVVDDEVKGSAVAIGIALYLIVLLMMMPFLMDLRTIPKHLQKYAQK, encoded by the coding sequence ATGCCGAAATGTATTGAATGTAAGGAGAAATGGACTTGGAAGCAGTCGATGCGTTCGATTGTGACATTTTCACGATTCATTAGCTGTCCATATTGTGCGAAAAAACAAATGTTCACATCAATGACACGCATTTCTATTTTACTATTGGTATTTGTACCTTATATTACAATGCCTTATGTGGTTGATGATGAAGTGAAAGGCTCCGCTGTAGCAATCGGGATTGCGCTCTATTTAATTGTACTACTTATGATGATGCCTTTCTTGATGGATCTTCGTACAATACCAAAGCATTTACAAAAATACGCACAAAAATAA
- a CDS encoding MFS transporter, translating to MKFIPKVYFINKQFTQVFYAQFLSGLADKIILFILPLWILEVTRSSIFVSILSASSTIAIIILSPFMGTFVDRLYKKSLMLVANSIRCMLLILLAVITILGYFEFLYILLIFIVYSFGSTLHSPAANVALTIIVNEDELQEAVALRQTSNQLEGILAPMLGGLLFSVFSPGNFFLINGLCFVLSLLILLTSKITEQHKAKSKQSFLVDLKEGMSILFQERILKTFLFSAAIINILGATIILTLRVIVINMEVSSLWWSIIFVGSPVGVLIGAVMSMKLKVQSNIFIYGFICCAVMGFFNILMSLANTPLVLTIFYFLSGIAFGMGNTYFGIMYRRKIPVEKQGRFFGFLSAALLISIPVGQVMTGVLLDSKNPNLVMGILGLLTVVTALVSLKILSGEQKNNIGHSA from the coding sequence ATGAAATTCATTCCAAAAGTTTATTTTATTAATAAACAGTTTACACAAGTTTTTTATGCCCAATTTCTATCAGGTCTTGCAGATAAAATTATACTCTTTATTTTACCTCTTTGGATTTTAGAAGTAACTAGATCATCCATCTTCGTATCCATTTTAAGTGCTAGTAGTACAATCGCTATCATAATTCTTTCACCTTTTATGGGGACATTTGTCGATAGATTATATAAAAAAAGTTTAATGCTTGTCGCAAATAGTATAAGATGTATGTTATTAATCTTACTTGCCGTTATTACTATTTTGGGCTATTTTGAGTTTTTGTATATACTCCTTATTTTTATTGTCTATTCATTTGGCAGTACGTTACATTCACCAGCAGCCAATGTTGCGCTTACAATTATTGTCAATGAAGACGAGCTACAGGAGGCTGTAGCTCTCAGACAAACATCAAATCAACTGGAAGGTATTTTAGCGCCAATGTTAGGTGGGCTGTTATTTAGTGTGTTTAGTCCTGGTAACTTCTTTCTTATTAATGGATTGTGCTTCGTTCTTTCTCTTCTTATATTGTTGACTTCAAAAATTACAGAACAGCATAAAGCTAAATCAAAACAATCTTTTCTTGTAGATTTAAAGGAAGGAATGTCTATTCTTTTTCAAGAAAGGATATTAAAAACCTTTCTTTTTAGCGCTGCTATAATCAATATATTAGGTGCAACAATTATATTAACACTACGTGTAATTGTTATTAATATGGAAGTAAGCTCATTATGGTGGAGCATTATTTTTGTTGGCTCACCTGTTGGGGTGCTAATCGGGGCTGTTATGTCAATGAAATTGAAAGTACAATCCAACATATTTATTTACGGGTTTATATGTTGTGCCGTCATGGGGTTTTTTAATATATTGATGAGTCTAGCTAATACGCCACTTGTGCTAACGATTTTTTACTTTTTATCTGGTATAGCATTTGGTATGGGGAATACCTATTTTGGCATAATGTATAGAAGAAAAATTCCTGTTGAAAAGCAAGGAAGATTTTTTGGATTTTTAAGTGCTGCCTTATTAATATCCATTCCAGTCGGACAAGTCATGACGGGTGTGTTACTGGATTCTAAAAATCCAAACCTTGTTATGGGGATATTGGGCTTACTAACTGTTGTTACTGCATTAGTCTCGTTAAAAATATTAAGTGGAGAACAAAAGAATAATATTGGACATTCGGCTTGA
- a CDS encoding S8 family peptidase — MLLAFLIGYSILKFKGYEDSAIWGYHEVLSTSVNSEKPTNKKVKVAILDSGISPHDDLKNKIVASYNAIQSDQDPIDDLNHGTAIAGIISSSQNKMGFSGIAKDNVEIYNVKVLDSQGKSDFQTVINGIEWSIKNEVDIINISFGFETNNLEFENVIKKALANGIIIVAASGNTLGLRVDYPAKYEGVISVSALKSDFTIYSYSGKGKIDYAAPGKNILSTDKNGGYSIFNGTSFATAFVTGSIAYILGNTNEKINSTNLNSLLAPYVKDLGLPGFDEEYGHGFIQLN, encoded by the coding sequence TTGTTACTAGCATTCCTTATAGGTTATTCCATTCTAAAATTTAAGGGATATGAAGACAGTGCAATTTGGGGGTATCATGAGGTTCTATCAACTTCTGTAAATAGTGAAAAACCAACTAATAAAAAGGTTAAAGTGGCCATTTTGGATAGTGGTATTTCCCCTCATGATGATTTGAAAAATAAGATAGTTGCTTCTTACAACGCTATCCAAAGTGATCAAGATCCAATTGATGATTTAAACCATGGTACAGCAATTGCCGGAATTATCAGTTCATCTCAAAATAAAATGGGCTTTTCCGGAATCGCAAAGGACAATGTAGAAATTTATAATGTAAAAGTTTTAGATAGCCAAGGTAAAAGTGACTTTCAAACAGTTATCAATGGTATCGAATGGAGTATCAAAAATGAGGTCGATATTATTAATATCAGCTTTGGATTTGAGACAAATAATCTGGAATTTGAAAATGTTATAAAGAAAGCTTTAGCAAATGGAATTATTATTGTAGCTGCTTCTGGAAACACATTAGGATTAAGGGTAGATTATCCAGCAAAATACGAAGGTGTCATTTCAGTTTCTGCATTAAAATCTGATTTCACAATCTATAGCTACTCTGGTAAGGGTAAAATCGATTACGCCGCACCAGGAAAAAACATCTTATCTACTGATAAAAATGGTGGCTACAGCATATTTAATGGGACATCTTTTGCTACAGCTTTCGTTACGGGCTCTATTGCTTATATACTTGGAAACACTAATGAAAAGATTAATAGTACTAATTTAAACAGCCTTTTAGCACCTTATGTGAAAGATTTAGGACTACCTGGATTTGACGAAGAATATGGACATGGTTTTATACAACTTAATTAG
- a CDS encoding SAR2788 family putative toxin, whose product MMKKFLIKLIVITMLISLVPSVDPLKSYANDEANTIEYNTFEVENEILQELGIDDTEQLDLNVEEDNNLVTIYTDIYTTDVHVSTVIYYDLLTESILLHGTVEEDGEKISHEYEVIVHTSEGQDFSATFVDQSTGDIYDIDTLEAQSSALPFAIIAAVARYGISYAIKRYGKKAVTNAIRSKSFDKVLPSVARLDNNKRHHIMAAKHDWHKVTKNNWDDIAKVISQVMRYGKEGPYGLFAREKTLMLNGNKITVTFVRENGKIHISNAWVNK is encoded by the coding sequence ATAATGAAAAAATTCTTAATTAAATTAATTGTAATAACAATGCTAATTTCTCTTGTGCCAAGTGTTGATCCACTCAAATCTTACGCAAATGATGAAGCAAACACGATCGAATATAATACGTTTGAAGTAGAAAATGAAATATTACAAGAGCTCGGGATAGATGATACTGAACAATTAGATTTAAATGTTGAAGAAGATAATAATTTGGTCACAATATATACTGACATCTACACAACAGATGTTCATGTATCAACGGTAATATATTATGATCTATTGACTGAATCCATTTTATTGCATGGTACAGTAGAAGAAGATGGAGAAAAAATCTCTCATGAATATGAAGTAATCGTACATACAAGTGAAGGACAGGATTTCTCAGCAACTTTTGTTGATCAATCTACTGGCGATATTTATGATATCGATACTTTAGAAGCACAATCTTCTGCTTTACCATTTGCCATTATAGCCGCCGTAGCAAGATATGGTATTTCTTATGCGATTAAAAGATATGGTAAAAAAGCTGTAACTAATGCCATTCGCAGTAAAAGTTTTGATAAAGTATTACCTTCTGTAGCAAGATTAGATAATAATAAACGCCATCACATTATGGCAGCAAAGCATGATTGGCATAAAGTAACTAAGAATAATTGGGATGACATAGCAAAGGTCATTTCTCAAGTGATGCGATATGGAAAAGAGGGTCCGTATGGGTTATTTGCAAGAGAGAAGACATTAATGTTGAATGGTAATAAAATTACAGTAACATTTGTTAGAGAAAATGGAAAAATACACATTAGTAATGCGTGGGTGAATAAATAA
- a CDS encoding response regulator transcription factor — protein sequence MISVLVVDDHPIVLKGLKTLSLEIEDINIEIEKNSHKVIDRMQEEEFHVYLIDACIATNNNLELTTEIKAKQGQAIIILYTTNDVCSYFSLLVEKKVEGILVKTAPIEQIISTIRLSIQEKIVVPTDFLDYINEKLNDRYANLKLTHREIKLLQMLMKGYPNKKIAAICNVSVRTVERHLSQLFSLLGVSTRLEAVEVAKEKQLLDEFKDI from the coding sequence TTGATTTCAGTTTTAGTTGTGGATGATCATCCAATTGTTTTAAAAGGTTTAAAAACGTTGTCTCTGGAGATAGAAGATATAAATATTGAAATCGAGAAGAATTCACATAAAGTTATTGATAGAATGCAAGAGGAAGAATTCCATGTATATTTAATTGATGCTTGTATTGCTACAAATAACAATCTAGAACTTACGACAGAAATTAAAGCAAAGCAGGGACAAGCCATTATTATTTTATATACGACAAATGATGTTTGTTCGTATTTTTCCCTACTAGTTGAGAAAAAAGTGGAGGGCATTCTTGTAAAAACAGCTCCTATTGAGCAAATCATCTCAACAATTCGTTTAAGCATTCAAGAGAAAATCGTGGTTCCAACTGATTTTTTAGATTATATAAATGAAAAACTAAATGATCGTTATGCTAATTTAAAGCTAACACATCGAGAAATAAAATTACTGCAGATGCTAATGAAGGGCTACCCAAATAAGAAAATCGCAGCAATATGCAATGTTTCTGTGCGTACGGTAGAACGCCATTTATCACAACTTTTTAGCCTGTTAGGTGTATCTACAAGACTAGAAGCGGTTGAGGTTGCAAAAGAGAAACAATTGCTTGATGAATTTAAAGATATTTGA